From the Streptococcus hyointestinalis genome, the window ATATGGGCGGAGATGATTTTATCTCAAAACCTTTTTCACTGACGGTCTTGGAGGCTAAGATTGCAGCGTTTTTACGCCGTGCTCGCCAAACAGCAACGCTAGAGCACCATTTGGATGGCTATCAGCTCAATCAAGATGGTATCTTTACGAGCCCAACTCACCAGCAGGTGACACTCACGCCAAACGAGTACAAAATACTGCGCTTTCTCTTTGAGCATGTCGATCAGGTCGTGACCAAGGAGGAGTTGCTTGAGAGTCTCTGGGAGGACGAGAGCTTTATCGACCAAAATACGCTCAATGTCAACATGACACGCCTGCGTAAAAAACTGACGCCGCTTGGCTTTAATCGCATTCATACCGTGAGAGGAGTTGGCTATTTGCTCAAATGATCAAACCATTTTTTAAAGAAAACGCTGGCTGGTATGCGACCTATCTCGGCGTGGTGTTCTTATTTTTCCTCAACTTTTGGCTTTATCACTTGCCACTGGTCTATTTTGCGAACGCTCTAGCGCTTAACCTTGTCGTTCTCGTCGTTATCAGCTTGTGGCGCTATTTTCTCTTTCGTAAAAAAATGCTGGCGCTTGCGCACTTTGTCTATGATAGTGAGCTGGAGGACTTTACCAGCCCAAGCGACCTTGCCTACCGCACAGCTATCGCAAAACTACGTCACGCTGCTAATCGTAAAGAGCTTGACGCTACCAGCCAAAAGCATAACCTAGAAAGCCTCATCAAGATGTGGGCGCACCAGATGAAAGTTCCCTTATCTGCTATCTCACTCATGGCACAGACCAACCAACTCACCCCAGAAGAAACCAAACGGCAAGTTCTGCGCTTAGAAAACTATCTGGATACACTGCTCAACTATGTCAAGTTCAACCAACACCAGGATGATTTTCGCTTTGAGAAGGTTTCAGCCAGAAAAGTAGTAGCAGAAGTGGTCAAAAAATACCGCACAGCCTGTCTAGCTAAGAACTTATCCGTTACCATCACAGGCGATACCACCTTCAAAACCGATAGAAAATGGCTGAGTTTTGCCCTTTCACAAATCTTTGACAATGCTGTCAAATACTCGCACAACAACGCTCAGATAAGAATCACAATTACAGAGACGCAAGTGACTGTCAGCGATGATGGTATTGGCATACTAGAAGAGGATTTGCCTCGTTTATTTGACGAAGGCTTCACAGGCTTTAATGGGCATGAACATCAAAAGGCGACTGGCTTAGGGCTTTATATGACCAAGCAAGTGCTTGATAAACTCGACTTTTCCATCAAGGTGACGAGTAGGATTGCTAAAGGCACCGATGTCACTATCTCCTCCAAACAAAGACCTTAACTCCAAGAATTTTCTTGAAGTTTTTTTCATTTGCCTATTGACAAAAGCTTAAAACTTGCTAAAATTAAACTTAACCGGTTAATTAACTAGTTAAGTAAGAGGAGGACTAATGAAATCAAAACGGTATTTTCTTGTTCTAGTAGTCTGCTACTGTGTTTGGTGGGATGTCATGCTAACACAAGCGCTACAAAAGGAACAAGGCAACTCAAGATTGTCACAAGCTTTTATCCCATCTATGCGCTGACAAAGACTGTCTCTGGTGACTTAAACGATGTTAAGATGATACAGTCCAGTCAAGGCATTCATGACTTTGAACCGTCAACGGCTGATGTGGAGGCTATTTATCGTGCCGATGTCTTTATTTATCATTCTCACACTTTAGAGTCATGGGCAGGAAGTTTAGATCCAAGCTTGCAAGGTTCAAAGGTCAAGGTCATCGAAGCTGCTAAAGGGCTTAAACTTAGCAGAGTAGAGGGCTTAGAGGATGTACCTGTGACTGACAATATCGACCCGACAAGGCTCTACGACCCTCATAGCTGGAACGACCCTATCTTGCTTGCTGATGAAGCGCAAAATATCGCAAAACAGCTGAAAAAACTGGATCCTAAAAATGCCAAGACCTACCAAAAAAATGCAGATGACTTCAGCAAATCTGCCAAGGACTTGACCGCAAAATACCAGAAGATTTTTGCTAAGGCAAAGTCTAAATATTTTGTCACCCAGCATACGGCTTTTTACTATCTGGCAAAACGCTTTGGTCTCAAGCAGTTGGGTATATCAAGTGTGACCAATCAAGAACCTAGCGCAAGACAGCTGGCAGAAATAGAAGAATTTGTCAAAACCTACAAGGTTAAAACGATTTTTGTCGAAAACGCTATTTCGACAAAAGCAGCCAAAACCATTGCTCACAGCACTGGAGCTAGTATTCAAGTACTAAGTCCGCTTGAGGCTGATCCTCAAAATAATCTTAGTCTGCTTGAAAACATCGAGCAAAATCTCAAAGTACTGAGTCAACATTTATAAAAAAAGGAGTTCTCATGAAGAAAAAATACGTTATTCCTACCATTACGACACTGTCTGTCGTTACTATT encodes:
- a CDS encoding metal ABC transporter solute-binding protein, Zn/Mn family, which produces MKTVFSCSSSLLLCLVGCHANTSATKGTRQLKIVTSFYPIYALTKTVSGDLNDVKMIQSSQGIHDFEPSTADVEAIYRADVFIYHSHTLESWAGSLDPSLQGSKVKVIEAAKGLKLSRVEGLEDVPVTDNIDPTRLYDPHSWNDPILLADEAQNIAKQLKKLDPKNAKTYQKNADDFSKSAKDLTAKYQKIFAKAKSKYFVTQHTAFYYLAKRFGLKQLGISSVTNQEPSARQLAEIEEFVKTYKVKTIFVENAISTKAAKTIAHSTGASIQVLSPLEADPQNNLSLLENIEQNLKVLSQHL
- a CDS encoding DNA-binding response regulator, with product MTDRRIFIIEDDQTIVHLLKNSLQTTYTVGSVQNFRDVKRETEVFQPDLILMDITLPYYNGFYWTTEIRKSLSVPIIFISSSSDEMDMVMALNMGGDDFISKPFSLTVLEAKIAAFLRRARQTATLEHHLDGYQLNQDGIFTSPTHQQVTLTPNEYKILRFLFEHVDQVVTKEELLESLWEDESFIDQNTLNVNMTRLRKKLTPLGFNRIHTVRGVGYLLK
- a CDS encoding sensor histidine kinase; the encoded protein is MIKPFFKENAGWYATYLGVVFLFFLNFWLYHLPLVYFANALALNLVVLVVISLWRYFLFRKKMLALAHFVYDSELEDFTSPSDLAYRTAIAKLRHAANRKELDATSQKHNLESLIKMWAHQMKVPLSAISLMAQTNQLTPEETKRQVLRLENYLDTLLNYVKFNQHQDDFRFEKVSARKVVAEVVKKYRTACLAKNLSVTITGDTTFKTDRKWLSFALSQIFDNAVKYSHNNAQIRITITETQVTVSDDGIGILEEDLPRLFDEGFTGFNGHEHQKATGLGLYMTKQVLDKLDFSIKVTSRIAKGTDVTISSKQRP